The following proteins are co-located in the Triticum aestivum cultivar Chinese Spring chromosome 1A, IWGSC CS RefSeq v2.1, whole genome shotgun sequence genome:
- the LOC123096433 gene encoding CASP-like protein 4U1 yields the protein MTPWQPSHTSPSFPPADKSNPRPPLPLPQTLASFFPPTRRHSRPTPTRAPPSPRRHRSRGHRPSLVAELSPGAPPSSSSSTASLDSSGAAPYARHRGRPHRVHRRCPPSSPRLQSASGLPDLAYFDYMGEIELEATGTPAASPSSTSIRLGRRCRRQRRPPLLLLNHRRDPLRSLHPEADDAAVIDYVTNDPSFLSEQPGKPHFLIIPISSIPFSHACIRFCYCYCLLIFSCIACFCNLLIVTLPAYPKLLSIGWLVIHQ from the exons ATGACGCCGTGGCAGCCATCCCACACCTCCCCGTCGTTTCCCCCGGCGGATAAGAGCAACCCCCggccccctcttcctctcccccaaaccctagcctcctTTTTCCCTCCCACGCGCCGTCACTCTCGCCCCACACCCACCCGAGCTCCTCCATCGCCGCGTCGTCATCgatcccgtggccaccggccatCCCTCGTCGCCGAGCTTAGTCCAGGAGCACCACCGTCCTCTTCCTCATCGACTGCAAGCCTCGATTCGAGCGGGGCCGCCCCGTACGCTCGCCATCGAGGCCGTCCCCACCGCGTACATCGCCGGTGTCCGCCGTCGTCGCCGCGACTCCAGTCCGCCTccggcctccccgacctcgcctACTTCGACTACATGGGCGAGATCGAGCTGGAAGCCACCGGGACGCCCGCTGCTTCCCCGTCCTCAACCTCCATCCGTCTCGGACGCCGCTGCCGTCGCCAACGCCGGCCACCTCTACTGCTACTAAACCATCGACGGGACCCCTTGCGCTCCCTAC accccgaggccgatgatgccgctgtgatcgactacgtcaccaacgacccctcattcttgtctgagcaaccaggcaagccccactttttgatcatcccaatatcgtccattccattctctcatgcttgcattagattttgctactgttattgtttgctcataTTCTCATGCATAGCCTGCTtctgtaacctgcttattgttaccttacctgcttatcctaaattgcttagtataggttggttagtgatccatcagtga